In Solobacterium moorei, a single genomic region encodes these proteins:
- a CDS encoding MG284/MPN403 family protein, whose product MKLQRLPYEEKVKLLESLGRIYRREKTRELIGDGHEVHERTATYVQKGIGHMIEHVMGNCSSDTVCIIKHDFLNQSPRNWYCNYYAKSSYYRLKKEAVEEFVRCLDI is encoded by the coding sequence ATGAAATTACAACGTTTACCATACGAAGAGAAAGTTAAACTATTAGAGAGTTTAGGAAGAATCTATCGCCGGGAGAAAACGCGAGAGTTAATTGGCGATGGTCATGAAGTTCATGAAAGAACGGCTACTTATGTTCAAAAGGGGATAGGGCATATGATTGAGCATGTTATGGGGAATTGCTCCTCTGATACCGTGTGTATCATCAAGCATGATTTTCTAAATCAATCACCAAGAAACTGGTACTGTAACTACTATGCAAAATCATCATATTATCGACTAAAAAAGGAAGCGGTTGAGGAATTCGTTCGTTGCCTAGATATTTGA
- a CDS encoding TM2 domain-containing protein, producing the protein MDKIIRIENRIISVGKADGSLEEFDIAYFNFVPRVGDYVNIYRNDDSIIITKAESIFTNQTSGRVVNKIVYALLAFFLGTFGAQEFYAGNTRAAVLSLLFCWTGIPTIYGIYKFIIAVAKPADENGYIEM; encoded by the coding sequence ATGGATAAAATTATTCGTATTGAAAATCGTATTATATCCGTTGGTAAGGCTGATGGAAGCTTAGAAGAATTCGATATTGCGTATTTTAACTTTGTGCCAAGAGTTGGTGATTATGTTAATATCTATCGCAATGATGATAGTATTATCATCACAAAGGCTGAAAGTATTTTTACTAACCAAACTAGTGGTCGTGTTGTCAATAAAATTGTGTACGCTCTTCTTGCGTTCTTCTTAGGTACTTTTGGTGCCCAGGAATTCTATGCAGGTAACACTCGTGCGGCTGTACTTTCACTTCTTTTCTGTTGGACAGGAATCCCAACAATCTACGGAATCTATAAATTCATCATCGCAGTAGCTAAGCCGGCTGATGAGAATGGCTATATTGAAATGTAA
- a CDS encoding ferritin yields the protein MENKVSKLINDQINKEMYSAYLYLEFANHFTEKGLDGFANWYNIQAKEEMDHALKFIAYLHDNDENVTYEAIAKPESKSKEDIDVLRAAYAHEKFITASINAIYAEASKVNDYRTTQFLDWFISEQAEEEKNAADLIQKMDLFGSDSRALYLLDHEFSTRSYKPSAQ from the coding sequence ATGGAGAACAAAGTTTCAAAACTAATCAACGATCAGATTAACAAAGAAATGTACAGTGCTTACTTGTATCTAGAATTTGCAAACCATTTTACTGAAAAGGGATTAGATGGTTTCGCTAACTGGTATAACATCCAGGCTAAGGAAGAAATGGACCATGCGTTAAAATTTATCGCTTATTTACATGACAATGATGAAAACGTTACTTATGAAGCAATTGCAAAGCCAGAGTCAAAGTCTAAAGAAGATATTGATGTGTTAAGGGCTGCTTATGCTCATGAGAAGTTCATTACAGCATCTATCAATGCGATCTATGCTGAAGCAAGCAAGGTAAATGATTACCGTACAACACAGTTCTTAGATTGGTTTATCTCAGAACAAGCAGAAGAAGAAAAGAACGCAGCTGATTTAATTCAAAAGATGGACTTATTTGGAAGTGATTCTAGAGCACTATATTTATTGGATCATGAATTCTCAACACGTTCTTATAAACCATCAGCCCAATAA
- a CDS encoding DDE-type integrase/transposase/recombinase, with protein sequence MNEKKNKELAIRLLHEKLLNEMLWTYEEISNLTHLSKSSLIRIMKAILEKKDTVFILLHGNAGKKSHKAASDQEINFIRNLKLQYPVITIAQFRDIFIEDFYMNPNKQDIVASLDLHLRSLSWFRNLFISEGWSSPHMRPALKTSHSIHLMRIPSAKSGFLVQIDGTPFDWFGNGEMWTLHLAVDDATSDVLSGYFMPTERQLGYCHMMKYLFKEYGAPTTLYSDRHTIFHNKNGELTQFGQMMNDLGIRMIFAGSPQAKGRIERYNGTCQSRLPNDIKRFGIKDYNELSVWFNTTYRKYLNQKFARNPIDPHSAFMPIEVNLSEIFTLRYVRKINNGIFSFQKNYYAPVTDDGKSYFIKSNTEVNVRINVFTEEVFIIRYGKVIHCKIVSSRTYRQSSTAENQKELSILLYKDED encoded by the coding sequence TTGAACGAAAAGAAAAATAAGGAACTCGCAATCCGTCTATTACACGAAAAACTATTGAATGAAATGTTGTGGACCTATGAGGAAATCTCTAATTTGACCCATCTGTCCAAGTCCTCTCTCATTCGTATCATGAAGGCCATTCTAGAGAAAAAGGATACCGTATTCATTCTCCTGCACGGCAATGCAGGTAAGAAATCTCATAAGGCTGCTTCCGACCAAGAAATCAACTTTATACGTAATCTTAAGCTACAGTATCCCGTCATCACGATAGCACAATTTAGAGATATCTTTATTGAAGATTTTTACATGAATCCCAATAAACAAGATATCGTAGCTTCGTTAGATCTACATCTACGTAGCCTTTCTTGGTTTCGCAATCTCTTTATCTCCGAGGGCTGGTCATCTCCACATATGCGTCCTGCATTAAAAACAAGTCATTCGATTCATTTGATGCGGATACCTTCCGCAAAGTCTGGTTTTCTTGTACAGATTGATGGCACTCCTTTTGACTGGTTTGGTAATGGCGAGATGTGGACATTACATTTAGCAGTGGATGACGCCACTTCTGATGTTCTATCGGGCTATTTCATGCCTACGGAAAGACAGCTTGGATATTGTCATATGATGAAGTATCTGTTTAAAGAATACGGTGCTCCCACAACGCTATATTCAGATCGTCATACGATATTTCATAATAAGAATGGAGAACTGACACAATTCGGTCAGATGATGAATGACCTAGGTATCAGAATGATATTCGCGGGCTCTCCACAAGCCAAGGGAAGAATCGAAAGATACAACGGAACCTGTCAGAGCAGATTGCCAAATGATATTAAGCGTTTTGGAATCAAGGACTATAACGAATTGAGTGTATGGTTTAATACTACATATCGTAAGTATCTTAATCAAAAATTTGCTAGAAACCCAATTGATCCACATTCTGCTTTCATGCCTATCGAAGTCAATCTTAGTGAAATCTTTACACTACGATATGTACGTAAAATCAATAATGGAATATTTTCATTCCAAAAGAATTATTACGCTCCTGTTACTGATGATGGAAAGTCATATTTCATAAAATCAAATACAGAAGTAAATGTTCGTATTAATGTATTTACAGAAGAAGTGTTTATCATCAGATATGGAAAAGTCATTCATTGTAAGATTGTATCTTCACGTACTTACAGACAATCCTCAACTGCAGAGAATCAAAAAGAATTATCAATACTACTTTATAAAGATGAAGACTAG
- a CDS encoding Dabb family protein codes for MIRHIVMFKLQAENHEESLKEAVTLAKTLTGLEEVASGEVVCNHKDADPTNYDFTLVFDFVSFAALSAYQVHPEHLKLKALLKDKIQARSCIDYEI; via the coding sequence ATGATTCGACACATTGTTATGTTTAAACTTCAGGCTGAAAATCATGAAGAAAGCTTGAAAGAGGCAGTAACTCTAGCTAAAACACTTACGGGTTTAGAGGAAGTGGCTAGTGGTGAAGTGGTATGTAATCACAAGGATGCAGATCCTACAAACTATGATTTTACTTTAGTGTTTGACTTTGTATCCTTTGCAGCATTAAGTGCATACCAAGTTCATCCAGAGCACTTAAAATTAAAAGCTTTATTAAAAGATAAGATTCAGGCACGTTCTTGTATTGATTATGAGATTTAG
- a CDS encoding phosphoribosylaminoimidazolesuccinocarboxamide synthase: MKQYAPIKEGKVREIYDADDALIMVATDRISAFDIILKNQVVNKGIVLTQMSRFWFDLTQNIVKNHMITTDIQQMPEFFRNEKFAGRSMMCKKLEMLPIECIVRGYITGSGWVSYQKDQTVCNIKLPDGLRECDQLPEPIYTPSTKAEIGEHDENISYEKSVEILKKAYPQRGEEYAQKLRDYTIALYKKCAEYARTKGIIIADTKFEFGLDEYGEVILADEMLTPDSSRFWPVEGYAPGKGQPSFDKQFVRDWLKQNPNSDYCLPQDVIDKTIAKYLEAYHLLTGKDLTF; the protein is encoded by the coding sequence ATGAAGCAATATGCACCAATCAAAGAAGGCAAAGTACGTGAAATCTATGACGCAGATGATGCCTTGATTATGGTAGCGACAGACCGTATTTCTGCATTCGATATCATTTTAAAGAATCAGGTAGTAAATAAAGGAATTGTTTTAACGCAGATGTCACGTTTTTGGTTTGATCTTACACAGAATATTGTAAAAAACCATATGATTACCACTGATATACAACAGATGCCAGAATTTTTCCGCAACGAGAAATTTGCGGGTAGATCAATGATGTGTAAGAAGTTAGAAATGTTACCAATCGAATGTATCGTGAGAGGATATATCACAGGTTCTGGTTGGGTAAGCTATCAAAAGGATCAAACTGTATGTAATATCAAATTACCAGATGGTTTAAGGGAATGTGATCAACTTCCTGAGCCAATCTATACTCCATCCACAAAAGCAGAAATTGGTGAACATGATGAAAATATCAGTTATGAAAAGTCCGTTGAAATCTTAAAGAAGGCATATCCACAACGTGGTGAAGAATATGCACAAAAATTAAGAGATTATACGATTGCACTTTATAAAAAATGTGCTGAATATGCACGTACAAAGGGTATTATCATCGCTGATACAAAATTTGAATTTGGTCTTGATGAATATGGTGAAGTTATACTAGCTGATGAAATGTTAACACCAGATTCTAGTCGTTTCTGGCCAGTTGAAGGATACGCACCAGGTAAGGGACAACCATCCTTCGATAAACAGTTTGTTAGAGACTGGTTAAAACAAAATCCAAATAGTGATTACTGCTTACCACAAGACGTAATTGATAAGACAATTGCGAAGTATTTGGAAGCGTACCATCTATTAACAGGTAAAGACCTAACTTTCTAG
- a CDS encoding aminopeptidase C, producing MSNMNPVTLQKIDALRENYLKDEKARVVRNALVKNDIGTISRNFDAERNNPNIFSIDLKTMPVTNQYQSGRCWIFSSMNVLRELIAKKYNMAEFELSQNYIAFYDKLEKANWFMECTLQEMDSPVGSDNMRFLLDWAVGDGGQWNMLVSLVKKYGIAPKAAMPDTYQGSHTSKMNAILNRRLRKFVVDSRKLAKAGKKDEIPALKETALKEIYGLIASCFGLPPQEFTFEYNDKDGNYHAEYHVKPLDFYTNLGIDLSDYISVIHGPTADKPFHKTYTVKYLGNVVDGEQVKLLNLPMDELKAAAIAQMKDGYPVWFGCDCGKDADRDTGLWDNAQYDYANTLDMQLDMTKAEMLDYKESAMNHAMVLTGVNLVDEKSTRWKIENSWGEKIGNKGYFIASDSWFDEYTYVVAVHKKYLSEASQKALLEEPTELLPWDPFGTLAD from the coding sequence ATGTCTAATATGAATCCTGTAACATTACAGAAAATTGATGCTCTACGTGAGAATTATTTAAAAGATGAAAAGGCAAGAGTTGTTCGTAATGCCTTGGTAAAGAATGATATTGGTACTATCAGTCGTAACTTTGATGCGGAAAGAAATAACCCAAATATCTTCTCCATTGATTTAAAGACGATGCCAGTCACAAATCAATATCAATCTGGTCGTTGTTGGATCTTCTCATCTATGAATGTATTAAGAGAGCTCATCGCAAAAAAATACAACATGGCTGAGTTTGAATTATCACAAAACTATATTGCATTCTATGACAAACTAGAAAAAGCGAACTGGTTTATGGAATGCACACTACAGGAAATGGATAGTCCTGTAGGAAGTGATAATATGCGTTTCTTATTAGACTGGGCAGTTGGCGATGGTGGCCAATGGAACATGTTAGTAAGTCTTGTGAAGAAGTATGGTATTGCGCCTAAGGCTGCAATGCCTGATACCTACCAAGGTTCTCATACTTCTAAGATGAATGCGATTCTTAATCGTCGTCTACGTAAGTTTGTGGTAGATAGTCGTAAGCTTGCGAAAGCAGGTAAGAAAGATGAAATTCCAGCATTAAAGGAAACGGCACTCAAGGAAATCTATGGCTTGATTGCGTCTTGTTTTGGCTTACCACCACAGGAATTTACATTTGAATATAATGATAAAGATGGTAACTACCATGCGGAATATCATGTAAAGCCATTAGATTTCTACACAAACTTAGGAATTGATTTATCTGATTATATCAGTGTGATTCATGGACCTACTGCAGATAAGCCATTCCATAAGACGTATACTGTTAAGTACTTAGGGAATGTCGTTGATGGAGAACAGGTAAAGTTACTGAACTTACCAATGGATGAATTAAAAGCAGCTGCGATTGCACAGATGAAGGATGGTTATCCAGTATGGTTTGGTTGTGATTGTGGTAAGGATGCTGACCGTGATACAGGTCTTTGGGATAATGCACAGTATGACTATGCCAATACATTGGATATGCAGCTAGATATGACAAAGGCTGAGATGCTAGACTATAAGGAATCTGCAATGAATCATGCGATGGTATTAACGGGTGTTAACCTTGTGGATGAAAAGTCAACCCGTTGGAAGATTGAAAACTCATGGGGTGAAAAGATTGGTAACAAAGGTTATTTTATTGCTTCCGATTCGTGGTTTGATGAATATACATATGTTGTTGCAGTGCATAAGAAGTACTTATCTGAGGCTTCTCAAAAAGCATTATTAGAAGAGCCAACTGAACTGTTACCATGGGATCCATTTGGAACATTAGCTGACTAA
- the hpf gene encoding ribosome hibernation-promoting factor, HPF/YfiA family, translated as MRFEIVGKNVTVTPAMRTKIEEKLSALDKYLLIDENTIARVLARVYPNSQKVEVTIPSRVGILRAEVVHDDFYAAVDLAIDKLEDQIRRQKTRLNKKHREHLANAFIDTQLIEEENSIPVKTKTVNAEEMDLDTAIMKMELSGHNFYIYTDDETETVSVVYRRASGGYGLLEVSK; from the coding sequence ATGAGATTTGAAATCGTAGGTAAGAATGTCACTGTTACACCAGCAATGCGTACAAAGATTGAGGAGAAATTATCCGCTTTAGATAAGTACTTACTTATCGATGAAAATACGATTGCTCGTGTCCTTGCCAGAGTTTATCCAAACTCGCAGAAGGTTGAAGTTACAATCCCATCACGTGTAGGTATTTTGAGAGCAGAAGTGGTACATGATGACTTCTATGCAGCAGTAGATTTAGCAATTGATAAATTAGAAGATCAAATTCGTCGTCAAAAGACTAGACTAAATAAGAAACATCGTGAACATCTTGCGAATGCATTTATTGATACACAGCTTATAGAAGAAGAAAATTCTATTCCTGTTAAGACAAAGACGGTGAATGCAGAAGAAATGGATCTTGATACAGCCATTATGAAGATGGAACTCAGTGGACATAACTTCTATATCTATACAGATGATGAAACAGAAACTGTTTCTGTTGTATATCGTCGTGCTAGCGGTGGATATGGCTTACTAGAGGTAAGTAAATAG
- a CDS encoding ROK family protein, giving the protein MKTYIGIDLGGTNVRVAKVTEFGEVLSQVKGPSYGMEGPTKVMSNLKEMVREIPGWKDCSAIGVGVPGPVDKKSGSMVLSTNLKGFTGYPFADELSKEFGMPAFVDNDANVAGLAEALVGAGKDKGVVYYVTISTGIGGALIVDGKTVCGKHGFGGEIANIIIDRNRKKINNLNAGAVENEASGTHITRKAKEVIKDKEILHAGSVFDLADAGDERAIKIVDEATRDLGQMFATIACVCDPDIFVIGGGMTKSADKFLPAVIEKYKSMSHTALHNTPFVIATLDEPGIIGAAMLPMSEGI; this is encoded by the coding sequence ATGAAGACATATATTGGAATTGACTTAGGTGGTACAAATGTACGTGTTGCAAAAGTAACTGAATTTGGGGAAGTACTATCTCAAGTAAAGGGACCATCATATGGTATGGAAGGACCAACAAAGGTCATGTCTAACCTCAAGGAAATGGTAAGAGAAATTCCGGGATGGAAAGATTGTTCTGCGATTGGTGTAGGTGTACCAGGACCGGTTGATAAGAAGTCTGGAAGCATGGTGTTAAGCACAAACCTAAAGGGATTTACAGGTTATCCATTTGCGGATGAACTATCCAAGGAATTTGGTATGCCAGCATTTGTGGATAATGATGCAAACGTTGCAGGACTTGCGGAAGCCTTAGTTGGTGCCGGTAAAGATAAGGGTGTTGTATACTACGTAACGATTTCTACTGGTATTGGTGGAGCCTTAATTGTTGATGGAAAGACGGTATGTGGTAAACATGGCTTTGGTGGTGAAATTGCAAATATCATCATTGATCGCAATCGCAAGAAGATTAATAACTTAAATGCTGGTGCAGTAGAAAATGAGGCAAGTGGCACTCATATCACACGCAAGGCGAAAGAAGTGATTAAAGATAAAGAAATCTTGCATGCAGGTAGTGTATTTGATTTAGCTGATGCAGGAGATGAAAGAGCCATCAAGATTGTTGATGAAGCCACAAGAGATCTAGGTCAGATGTTTGCGACAATCGCATGTGTATGTGACCCAGATATCTTTGTTATCGGTGGTGGTATGACAAAATCTGCAGATAAGTTCTTGCCTGCAGTCATTGAAAAGTATAAATCAATGTCTCATACAGCTTTGCATAACACACCATTTGTAATTGCTACGCTAGATGAACCTGGCATTATCGGTGCGGCGATGTTACCGATGAGTGAGGGTATTTAA
- a CDS encoding diacylglycerol/lipid kinase family protein has translation MKKKVMFLFNPEAGNNAIEKIVFDIIKNLTIFDCEVTVFPIMPDKGLGSEEILITHASEFKTIVVYGGDGTLNRVVNIMMHQDIHLPIGYIPGGTTNDFSKAIDENGTIESYCRTIAFGNPFSYDVGCFNGTYFNYVAAFGAFTATSYETSRESKKILGYGAYVLNALGNLPASLSNHTKMKFIHDGVEEEGTFVFGAISNSPSVGGFKLPFYEDSTLDDGKFEVLLVAALDNLEVLHNVLSGVATGNINPKYVHAFKTDKIEFICEEDTAWTLDGEDGGKHRLVTVEIHPKSMTIMTSKS, from the coding sequence GTGAAGAAAAAAGTAATGTTCTTATTTAATCCTGAAGCAGGCAATAACGCAATCGAAAAGATTGTCTTTGATATTATTAAGAATCTAACAATCTTTGATTGCGAAGTAACAGTGTTTCCAATCATGCCAGATAAGGGCTTGGGTTCAGAAGAAATATTAATTACTCACGCATCAGAATTTAAAACGATTGTTGTATATGGTGGAGATGGAACACTCAACCGTGTTGTAAATATTATGATGCATCAGGATATTCACTTACCAATTGGTTATATTCCAGGTGGTACAACCAATGATTTTAGTAAAGCTATTGATGAAAATGGTACAATTGAATCCTATTGCCGTACGATAGCTTTTGGTAATCCATTCTCTTATGATGTTGGTTGTTTTAATGGCACATATTTTAATTACGTAGCTGCCTTTGGAGCTTTTACCGCAACGAGCTACGAAACATCTCGTGAATCAAAGAAGATACTTGGATATGGAGCATATGTACTCAATGCGTTAGGTAATCTTCCGGCAAGTCTCAGCAATCATACAAAGATGAAGTTTATTCATGATGGGGTTGAAGAGGAAGGCACATTTGTCTTTGGCGCAATCTCTAACTCACCATCTGTTGGGGGATTTAAGTTACCATTCTATGAAGATTCCACATTAGATGATGGAAAGTTTGAAGTATTGCTGGTCGCTGCGTTAGATAATCTAGAAGTATTACATAACGTATTAAGTGGTGTAGCGACAGGTAATATTAATCCTAAATATGTACACGCATTCAAAACAGATAAAATTGAATTTATCTGTGAAGAAGATACTGCATGGACACTGGATGGAGAAGATGGTGGAAAACATCGTTTAGTCACTGTCGAAATTCATCCAAAATCAATGACAATTATGACAAGTAAGTCATGA
- a CDS encoding DUF2779 domain-containing protein, with translation MFHISDCKKYTRCSRLFLNEMQVEKRKFQPFVRLDEEVSELACIKLGVTNHFLGKQGDDASLAMNALEKYDWLVKARFEYEQLRIKAPFLHRNKDGWDLYFLFVGLFPHADDMQFYCDTVWILEGLNIKIKDIYMIHLNKNYRRGKELDPHELFVVSTSFYNDKNNPTVDIKEAIYDNMHELHYLLQQMESCTFETVGEPIRKSQCMTRQKCLYYDDCFPHEKQLPDNSILTLIASRFKREMYEEGRLYLRDADPERIEGSSQQFAQIQADRNGGQYVDYNALENWLGYIHYPITCIDFEWERFAIPPYEGMRPYDVLPFEYSLHIMYEDGRIEHEVYLNIHDNRKDMAEHLIRSIPKEGTVLAYNAEGAEKIRIQELAEMYPEYAKDLLHINARMEDLQLPFSTGVIYDTRMKGQWSLKTIMAMMDDPGYHNLDIQQGMDAVFEWRNLDKNVDTEDVEKSIADLKAYCGMDTYAMTVVLRWLFKLVAKTSL, from the coding sequence ATGTTTCATATTTCTGATTGTAAGAAATATACGCGCTGTTCCCGCTTATTTCTAAATGAAATGCAAGTGGAAAAGAGAAAGTTTCAGCCATTTGTAAGATTGGATGAAGAGGTTAGTGAGCTAGCTTGTATTAAGCTAGGTGTAACTAACCATTTTCTTGGTAAACAAGGTGATGACGCAAGTCTGGCCATGAATGCTTTAGAGAAGTATGACTGGCTTGTCAAAGCACGCTTTGAATATGAACAGTTACGTATTAAAGCACCATTCTTACATCGTAATAAAGATGGATGGGATTTGTATTTCCTGTTTGTGGGATTATTTCCTCATGCGGATGATATGCAGTTCTATTGTGATACGGTGTGGATATTAGAAGGATTGAATATCAAAATCAAGGATATCTATATGATTCATCTCAATAAGAACTATCGAAGAGGGAAAGAACTTGACCCACATGAATTATTTGTGGTCAGTACTTCTTTCTATAATGATAAAAATAATCCAACTGTAGATATCAAGGAAGCCATCTATGATAACATGCATGAATTACATTATCTGTTGCAGCAGATGGAATCTTGTACATTTGAAACGGTAGGAGAACCAATACGGAAATCACAATGTATGACACGTCAAAAGTGTTTATACTATGATGATTGTTTCCCACATGAAAAACAGTTACCGGATAATTCTATCCTGACACTAATCGCCTCTAGGTTTAAGCGTGAGATGTATGAGGAAGGAAGATTATATCTTAGGGATGCAGATCCAGAGCGTATTGAAGGTTCTTCTCAGCAGTTTGCACAAATCCAAGCAGACCGTAATGGTGGACAATACGTTGACTACAATGCATTGGAAAACTGGTTAGGGTACATCCATTATCCAATTACCTGTATTGACTTTGAGTGGGAACGTTTTGCGATTCCACCATATGAGGGAATGCGTCCATATGATGTATTACCATTTGAATACTCCCTACATATCATGTATGAGGATGGTAGAATCGAACATGAAGTCTATCTCAATATCCATGATAACCGTAAGGACATGGCAGAACATTTAATACGTTCGATTCCCAAGGAAGGAACTGTACTAGCTTATAACGCAGAAGGTGCAGAGAAAATCCGTATTCAAGAGTTAGCGGAAATGTATCCAGAATACGCAAAGGACCTATTGCACATCAATGCACGCATGGAAGATCTACAGTTGCCATTTTCAACGGGTGTTATTTATGATACGCGTATGAAGGGACAATGGTCATTGAAGACCATTATGGCAATGATGGATGATCCAGGTTATCATAATCTAGATATCCAACAAGGTATGGATGCGGTATTTGAATGGCGTAATCTAGATAAGAATGTTGATACTGAAGATGTTGAAAAGAGTATCGCTGACTTAAAGGCATATTGTGGTATGGATACCTATGCAATGACGGTCGTACTGAGATGGCTATTTAAATTAGTTGCGAAAACTTCACTGTAA
- a CDS encoding desulfoferrodoxin family protein, whose translation MKFYINKTTKEIIEVVLGNDTTFTSEGGEMVELKANSTDAAGEKHVPVITVNGNKVHVVVGSVIHPMTEEHSIQFIALETKQGVQRKALLSTDQPVADFVLAEGDEVIAAYEYCNLHGLWKVEA comes from the coding sequence ATGAAATTTTACATTAACAAAACAACAAAGGAAATTATTGAAGTAGTATTAGGAAACGATACAACATTTACATCTGAAGGTGGCGAAATGGTTGAATTAAAGGCTAATTCAACAGACGCTGCAGGTGAAAAGCACGTACCAGTTATCACAGTTAATGGTAACAAGGTTCACGTAGTTGTTGGATCTGTAATTCACCCAATGACTGAGGAACATTCTATTCAGTTCATTGCTTTAGAAACAAAACAGGGTGTACAACGTAAGGCATTATTATCTACAGATCAGCCAGTAGCTGACTTCGTATTAGCTGAAGGTGATGAAGTTATAGCAGCTTATGAATACTGCAATCTGCATGGCCTTTGGAAGGTAGAAGCTTAG